A single genomic interval of Capricornis sumatraensis isolate serow.1 chromosome 11, serow.2, whole genome shotgun sequence harbors:
- the KLF10 gene encoding Krueppel-like factor 10 encodes MLNFGGASLQQATEERMEMICERSKESVYSWNKTAEKSDFEAVEALISMSCSWKSDFKKYIENRPVTPVSDTSEEENLLPGTPDFHTTIPAFCLTPPYSPSDFEPSQVSNLMAPAPPTGHFKSLSDTAKPHIAAVPFKEEKNPVPAPKLPKAQATSVIRHTADAQLCNHRSCPVKAASILNYQDNSFRKRTHLNPEASRKNIPCAAVSPNRSKRERDTEADVEEKPNPAALYDFPMPSSETVICRPQPAPASPQKSVLVSPPAVSTAGVPPVPVICQMVPLPAHNPVVTTVVPSTPPSQPPAVCPPVVFMGTQVPKGAVMFVVPQPVVQNPKPPVVSPNGTRLSPIAPAPGFSPSSAKVTPQIDSSRIRSHICSHPGCGKTYFKSSHLKAHMRTHTGEKPFSCSWKGCERRFARSDELSRHRRTHTGEKKFACPMCDRRFMRSDHLTKHARRHLSAKKLPNWQMEVSKLNDITLPPTPAPTQ; translated from the exons ATGCTCAACTTCGGCGGCGCTTCTCTCCAGCAGGCTACG GAGGAAAGAATGGAAATGATCTGTGAAAGATCAAAAGAGAGTGTGTATTCCTGGAACAAAACTGCAGAGAAAAGTGACTTTGAAGCTGTAGAAGCACTTATATCAATGAGTTGCAGTTGGAAGTCtgattttaagaaatacattgaAAACAGACCCGTCACTCCAGTGTCTGATACGTCAGAGGAAGAGAATCTGCTTCCTGGTACACCTGATTTTCATACCACAATTCCAGCATTT TGTTTGACTCCACCTTACAGTCCCTCTGACTTTGAACCTTCTCAAGTGTCAAATCTGATGGCACCAGCGCCACCTACTGGACACTTCAAATCATTGTCAGATACTGCCAAGCCTCACATTGCTGCTGTACCTTTCAAAGAGGAGAAGAACCCTGTACCCGCCCCCAAACTCCCCAAGGCTCAGGCAACCAGTGTGATTCGTCATACAGCTGATGCCCAGCTGTGTAACCACCGATCTTGCCCCGTGAAAGCAGCCAGCATCCTTAACTATCAGGACAATTCATTtcggaaaagaacccacctgaacCCTGAGGCTTCAAGAAAAAATATACCTTGTGCCGCTGTGTCACCAAACAGGTCCAAACGtgagagagacacagaggcagATGTCGAAGAGAAACCGAACCCCGCTGCACTTTATGACTTTCCCATGCCTTCCTCAGAGACCGTCATCTGCCGACCTCAGCCGGCCCCCGCGTCCCCACAGAAGTCGGTCTTGGTCTCTCCACCCGCAGTGTCCACAGCGGGAGTGCCCCCTGTGCCGGTCATCTGCCAGATGGTTCCCCTCCCTGCACACAACCCCGTCGTGACGACAGTCGTCCCCAGCACGCCGCCCAGTCAGCCACCAGCTGTCTGCCCACCTGTCGTATTCATGGGCACTCAGGTGCCCAAGGGCGCTGTCATGTTTGTTGTGCCCCAGCCAGTCGTTCAGAACCCAAAGCCTCCAGTGGTGAGCCCAAATGGCACCAGACTCTCTCCCATTGCCCCTGCCCCCGGGTTTTCCCCTTCCTCAGCAAAAGTCACTCCTCAGATTGACTCATCGAGGATAAGAAGTCACATCTGTAGCCACCCAGGATGCGGCAAGACCTACTTTAAAAGTTCTCATCTGAAGGCCCACATGAGAACGCATACAG GAGAAAAACCTTTTAGCTGTAGCTGGAAAGGTTGTGAAAGGAGGTTTGCCCGTTCAGATGAACTGTCCAGACACCGACGAACCCACACAGGTGAGAAGAAGTTCGCCTGTCCCATGTGTGACCGGCGGTTCATGAGGAGCGACCATTTGACCAAACACGCCCGTCGCCACCTGTCAGCCAAGAAGCTACCGAACTGGCAGATGGAAGTGAGCAAGTTAAATGACATTACCCTACCTCCAACCCCGGCTCCCACGCAGTAA